The Silene latifolia isolate original U9 population chromosome X, ASM4854445v1, whole genome shotgun sequence genome contains the following window.
TTTAGGAGCCTAAACGTATCATTCTATTTCGCTTTCATTTTTTGCTCTTGGACATGGAGGTGATATGAAAATTGATTACTGAATAGAAACTTACCATTGTCTTCATAAGTGACCCAGAAACTGAAAGGAACGCGTTGTTCTTTGTTTCCTTCAACCCCTCAAAAGCCAATTGCCACTTTGCTATTACCAATGCAAACATCGATTCATTCATAGTTGAAGCAATAGGCCCACATATGTCACCTTTAAACCACGTACTATTATCATCATCGTCAGTATCACCAAAAGAGGATTCAGTGTTGGCTTCTGCATTGTGCTGTTGAAAAAGATGGGTTAAATGAATGTAAGTGAAGATGACAGAAAGCAAGTTGAAATCACAAGGAACATTTTTTACACAAAAAAATGTAAAAGATAATACTTTAAGCCCCCAGGAATCAGTTTATAAATTTGAAAGGTAGGTGTAGCCATAACGAGTGATAAGAAAGTCTATATACTAGCAGCATTCACAGGGCTTGCTCGCTCTTTCTCTTGGAGCTTCCAAATATGTACAATGCTAAGCCCCTTGTTCAAATTTGCAAATGCCTATTTGGTTTTCTATGCATACACATCCTCTCGTGCAAATAGCTAAGTACCACCACTATTACAGTTTATGGCAAACCATTTAGCATTATTAAAACATATAGTCTCATGAAGGAGCAAGATATTGAGCATACAATGTGCACAGCATCATCACACAAGGAAACAGGAATATATGCATAAGGTTTGTGATAGTGATTTGTTCACAAATATGTGAAATTAGGTTACAAGTACACTGTTTAGTATTTAGATATCATCTCACCTTTGTCATTACAGCCTTGTGGTATTGAAACGATGTAGCAAACTGGGCAAGATGAAAGAACATAAGAACATCACTAGCTTGTATGGAATCATGCTCCTTCTCAATGTCCATGATAACTGACTGCATCAGCACTGATAAGCGTTCTAATCAGTATGTATATATTAAATAAGAACAATACCAACAACATTGCCACAACGCCTCAAAAACTCTCGCAAATGGTGATAAGATGTACACAGCTTCACCCCTGTATTTACAACACAGGGAGGTTTCTGGATGACCCCAAATGAGAATTGAGAATGCAATGAATGACTACTAAGCAACAAAAAGAATAGTGCGCCTTTATTATACCATTATATCCTCCATTTAGAAACTGATTTAAAAGCTCGCGAAGCTTCTCCAGAAGGCTTCTTTTGGTTGTAGGTACTTGCGCATAATCTTTCACAACCCTTTTTGACACACCACGGTGAACTTTCTCTGGTTTTAACAGCTTATCACATGATGCAGAAGTAGGCACTCCCTTGCACATTGTTTTTGAACCATCCTGTTTCAAACAGTTGTTATCAGAAAACTTTTAAAAAATACTAGCTCtgtatttctgttttcttctcaAATTTCCCCTCACATAATTTAGAAGTGGGAAGCAAATCAAAATACGGAGGGAGTACACTAAAAGATCAGTTTACCAAAGCAGAATTACCAAGGTAAGACGGGTAAATGTTGCACCAAACTGAGAATGACGACTTGAGTGCAATCTGGCTTGTCTTTTCTTAGCTGCTTCCTCTTGCATGATATATTCAAGACCGTTAAGACCAGCTTTGGCAACTTCATCAACCTAACAAGCACAAGTGAGAACAGATGAATTCCAAATTATCTTTAGTAAGCATAATAAATGCCTTAAACCATCATTTAATCTCCATTTGCAGAAATCTTGAAAGTCTGTTACATgggatttttttgaaaaatatcaGTGACATGGTCTTCAAAGTCAATCGACTAAAAGATATAAATATCATATATAtgatgttcacattttgattCTATATATGGTCAGGCACAACTTTAAAATTAAAACTTGAAATAAAATGCAACCATAACCAACCTTTGCATCATCTGTGCATTTTGCAATTAACTCCGGATCTTGACACATAAATATGTAATGATATATTTCCAACAATAGCATGTTATCACGTCGAATATAGGGACACGAACCACCAATATGCTGGGTAATGATAATAATCAAATCCATGACATTTTCTTTGAACAGTCGTTCTAGGAAGTCATCTCGCAGGGATATAAGCTGGTTAGCTAAGCCCAAAGCCTTCTGATTTAGTGAAATGTCTTGAACAGCCAAAATATTGCGGAACAAAGTCAAAACCAATTGGACCAGTTTCCAGTCATCGTCTGAGAACGCCATGCTGTTCAACAAATACGAAAATGTTAAGACTACCGCTACACTCATTGAAATTACCCACAAAATCCGATCATAACTACTAAATTAAGCTCCTTTCATATCAAACAACACTAAAGACCACGAAACCTTCTCGTTCAAACtacaagcaaaaaaaaaaaaactccaagGGCTGAAACCAGAATACTCGAAAAAGTAGGACAAAGGTGAAAGGTCATCGAAGTTTGAATCTTACAATCCAATATGATCAAATATAACCATTTCATAAGGGTAAaaaatgtactccctccgtcccggtcaattgttgtcctttcgttttggcacaaagaccaaggaaagaatagagggccaataactaaatgacaagtggaacaaattgaatgagaatgatcaaattactcatcaaattcattcttaaaatagaaaggacaacaaatgactgagacaccccaatatggaaaaggacaacaaatgaccgggacagagggagtatgtatttataataatcatgTACAGCAAACAACATTCAAACATACCACTCCAAATTTTCGAGCGGCTTCTCGAGTAAGGAGACTACAACAGCAACGACATCGCTCGAGGTAATAGCAGATTTTATACCCCACAGATACTCTAACTGCTGATTAACATCTTTCGATGTTGACTCAATTGGCATAGTAAGAAACACCAAAACCTTAACTGCAAACCCAATAAATCATCATTAGCGACAGAAAAACCGATAATAAATCGCTTCAAACAGCATAATTTATCGAATTACAACGAACTCATACCGGCATTCAAGACCAAATTGCGATCATCTTGAAAATACTCAATTATTGGGATCAAATTTTTCCCAACAATGTTCCACTTACACACTTGCTTAAACACATCCCTTGTTTCGGGATCATCCCGCCGTAAAAACCTCAACAAATCCTTCAAATTATCTGAATCATAATCATCAATGCCATATAAATAAACACAAATtgaaataaaatgaaacaaaattagggtttatgttacACTTAATTCACATACCTAAGCAATAATTATCTTTTGTGTACTTAAGGTCGCCCTCGTTATCTTCGTCAAAAGACCCGAGACCGGAGCAGATCACCGATAAACCTTCAGTATCCATTTGACGATTATTGCATTAGAATCGTCGATTTGAAtgtgaaaaattagggttttgttgGAAGATGCAAAATTGGGGGATAATTGAAACTGGGCTTGCTAGTAAATTAAGTAAATATGAGTGAATTGTTGGATTTGTGGTAAAGTTACGATTTTGATGATTATGAATCTGGGTTGAGATAAAATGGGGAAATGAATTTGGGGATTTTTGAAGATTTTAATTGATTGTTAGTGTGTATTTTGGCGGGAAATGTTTGTCTCCCGCGCTTATAGTCATCTCTCTTTTCGAACTTTACCTATCGTTTTCCGTGCTTATTTAGTAGGTGAAAAAGTAATTTTGTTCTTTATTTATGGACTTGACGATTTATTATACGATACATTTTTTAGAAAGCGTCTTTTTGCATTTTGATGACAATATCCGCCACAAGTTGAAAAACACTCTCACAATAAAGCGAAGTGGGTTGTGAGTGGGAGGAAAATGGAAAGACCCATGATATTGCCACTGCATTTGTGAGAGAAGACTATCCGTCTTCACCATGACGAATAGCCGCCCGtctttaatgagattttgtgtttttaGTAAGCATACATTCTTATTTAAGATTTTGCTATAAAATTTACGAGTATCATCAATTAAAATTTGTCTTTCATTATTTATATTCCACAATTGAAAGTAAAGAAATCACTAATGTTAAACGCAAAAGCTTGTAAAATTTGATATATTACGAAGTTATTGAAATATCACTTTTTCCATACCTTTTATTATGTATTTTTTCGCATCTCTTTTATTATTACCCGCTATTTCAAGGTAACCATTTCATCTGGTATATGTTTTCATAATAAGTGTACGGTGTGTAACCCTTTTATTTCAGTTGAGATCATTCTCCCACTTTTATGTCTCATCTTGTGTCCCAACGCCTTAAAATCTTGACACATCACACTTTAAATAATagaaatattaataataaataaatactccctcctattctatattttcttccctatttcctaaaacggattattcaggttttcttcccctttcttattttggaaacttttactcttattttattcatccctctctcctatccaGTCCGGATCGTCTGTCCCGCAATTGTGTCCCTTTCCCTGTCCCATTTATCCTATTGGACCACGTAGCATACAAAAATCCAGCTCATAGATATTGGCCTTCACAACCTAAAACAATTAAAAGAGGTGAAACTCACGCACTATGCCTCTTCCCCTCTAAAATTACATCTGCACAATTCATTCAACTCCTTCATCTGATCTTTTCATCAAATTGGTAAGGTATTTTAAGATTAAAATATACTGTATGTCTACTTTTCTACTCCGTATTCAATCATCAACTAAGAGTAAATATAttgtaattgtttttttttttttggaattcaCCCATGATAATTGATATGTATAATGTATCCAATTATCtggaaaatagaaaaaaaaaaagtctttAATTTATGTAGTTGGTATGCAAGggagatgaaagtggaattaaAAATCACAATAGTTCCTTGAGTTATGTGTTTAAGAAAATCAGCAACTTGATTCAGTATTTTGTTTGTGTGTTGAAGACCATAGATTCATGGAAAAGTCGAGATACATGATTCTTACCTGCACTTTTGAGTTTTGACAGAACACAAATATGGAGTATTGGAGTTGGTGACTGAATGAAAGTAAAGTTTGGCACATGGGGCATGGGGGCCATGGGGCTGTTATTTACTTCAGCTTATTTAGAGTAACGCGCGTGCATTCAATTGTTTTAGGGAGAGTGATATTAACTTCAGGCAGACAAGATTGTTACTCCGTATTAGATTAATTCTCTTTTGTGCTACGTGGTCCAATAAGATAAATGGGATAGGAAATGGGACACAATTATGGGACAGACAATCCGAACtgctctcctatcaccaaaccccactcaactcttttacccatattttattactttccttaatgttttggcccaCAATTCCTTATTTCACTCATAATTATTTATCCTTATCTCCaaccaccaaaccccacccaactttttactcttattttattccccTCCTTAATTCCCGTGCCCACAAACAAGGGGAAGAAAATATGGAATTGAAGGGAGTATAAAAATGTTTGTGTCAATAAGAGAAGTGATGAGACACAAAATAAAACACGAAATAGGACAAAAGATCAGCACTTGCTTTTATTGTAGACTATGaccattttttaaaatttttggcAAGTACACAATTTTAAAGTATATGTCCTATTTTTGTAGTTTTAGTACCATTTTTACTTCCGATTGTAAAATGCGGTCTCTTAGTCCTTAAAAGACTTTCAAAATATTAAATAGAGACCATGATTTGATCATCTGAGTTACCCCGTATAATATGGAAAATTGAAAACAGCTTTATGTTGGGCGACATACACACAGGTTACAGGCGCCAATGGCACAGCACAGCTACATTAAaaagagcttttattcacatagatatttacatatgaatgtgtAGAGGTCACATACAATTATATTTACAATTACATCAGTAAACATGAATACAGCATGTAAGAAGAGATTAAAATCCGACTGTCTCAGCAGTTCGCCAGAAGACAGATATATATCACACATGACACATCCAATCAGCCGCCTCTGAGCATTGCCATAAGCGATCCCCCATGCACCCTCCCTTCAGGAAGCGATGCTGAATTTGAACCTTCCCCTGTCTCATTAATGACAAACTTATTCTTAGGGAACGGGATTTGATCAGGCGTCAAATTGTGTCCATTACCCTCCGACACATTCCAAGGACTCCAACGTTCAAGACGGGTCTCATCAGCAATTTCTTTCATCTTGAGGCCAACTGTACCATTGCCATGTACCCGCTTATCCTGGACTTGTGCCACATGGGTAGCGCAAAGGCCCAGTTTCCCCCTAGCAGCCTTGTCACAATGAGCTGTACAGTCTTCACCGAAGCCAGACCCTGGCTTGCCCCACAAGCAACGCTTCCCTCCACCATGCGCCTTGCAAAAATCTGTGCTTCCTTGTGCACTCTTCTTACAGCTTTCGAATTTGCATCTCTTCCCACCACCATGACGCACGCAAAAGTCAGTTCTACCCCTGGCACTCTTGGTGCATCCCGGTTCTCTACATCTCTTACCACCACCATGTGCGACACAATACAAGGTACCTCCGTGAACACTCTTGGGGCACACCCCACCTCCATTATAAGAACATCGCTTCCCGCCGCCATGCCCTTTGCAAAATAAGGTGCTTCCTTCTGCGCCCTTGGTGCACCCAAGGAAGGTGCACCTTTTTCCTCCACCATGGGCCTTGCACAACTTTGTGTTCCCTTGGGCACCTTTACCACACTGGGGATACTCGCAACGACGGCCACCTCCATGAGCAATGCAATGGTCATATCGCCCCTCTGCACTCCTGGTGCAATTTTCCATCTTGCACCTCTTGCCACCACCATGACGTATGCAAAGAGCTGATTTACCCCTTGCAGCATGGTTGCACCCTTCAGAATAGGTACACCGTCTCCCGCCTCCATGTGCAATGCAGAGATTGGTTCGACCCTCTGCACTTTTTGTACAACCTAACTGCTCACACCTTCGACCGCCACCATGGGCCTTACAAAATGTCGTCTTGCCTTCAGCCCCCTTCGGACAACCTGGCCTTTGACATCTTCGACCACCTCCATGAGATATACACCGACCTGATGCTCCTCGTGCACCTTTGTGACAGCCGGGAAATTGGCAAGGCTTAACAGAGGGTCTGCCTTGTTGCTTTGGTGACATGGCAGCCTTTGAAGCTTGCAATTGGTCTACGAGTGCCACAAGGGCACCCTGTTTCCACTTGGATGATGTAGATCCCTCATCCACAAGTTGATGAATGCTAGATAGGGTTCGAGTCTCAAAGCCAATACTTGTGAGATCAGATTCTCCGCCACCCACTGATAGGCTTAACTCGAGGCCAACCTTCGGGCTCTCGTTGTCAG
Protein-coding sequences here:
- the LOC141618398 gene encoding uncharacterized protein LOC141618398 → MDGLSSSFNRDSSSREPVNVDGINVGLTLASMPYERESSKRKRNDTGEASSSKNEIYLDLDLGFSGNFSSETDLSLGTNWLCNDKHFRKTTKVPDNESPKVGLELSLSVGGGESDLTSIGFETRTLSSIHQLVDEGSTSSKWKQGALVALVDQLQASKAAMSPKQQGRPSVKPCQFPGCHKGARGASGRCISHGGGRRCQRPGCPKGAEGKTTFCKAHGGGRRCEQLGCTKSAEGRTNLCIAHGGGRRCTYSEGCNHAARGKSALCIRHGGGKRCKMENCTRSAEGRYDHCIAHGGGRRCEYPQCGKGAQGNTKLCKAHGGGKRCTFLGCTKGAEGSTLFCKGHGGGKRCSYNGGGVCPKSVHGGTLYCVAHGGGKRCREPGCTKSARGRTDFCVRHGGGKRCKFESCKKSAQGSTDFCKAHGGGKRCLWGKPGSGFGEDCTAHCDKAARGKLGLCATHVAQVQDKRVHGNGTVGLKMKEIADETRLERWSPWNVSEGNGHNLTPDQIPFPKNKFVINETGEGSNSASLPEGRVHGGSLMAMLRGG